A region of the Pricia mediterranea genome:
CCCATCGTCGGTAACATCGAGCTTAAGCTGGTCATCTGTTTTTTCCAGACTGATGTGAATGTTCCCTTTTTGTCCGTCCGGAAATGCATATTTTAAGGAGTTCGTCAGCAATTCGTTGACGATAAGCCCCACGGGAATCGCCATATCGACATCAAGTTCACATGCATCCATTGCCACATCGATACAAATCCGCTTTTCCATTCCGTAGGCATCGACGATGTAATCGGCCAGATTTCTAAAATAATCCTTCATTTCCACCGCCGCCAAATTCTTGCCCATATACAATTTTTGATGGATCATGCCCATACTCTGTACTCGGTGCCTGCTTTCGGCCATGGCGTTCAGGACATCGGTGTCATTGATCTGTGCGGACTGTAGCGATAAGAGGCTCGACACGATTTCCAGGTTGTTTTTGACCCGATGATGTATCTCCTTCAACAAAAACTCCTTTTCCGTGTTCTGTTTTTGGAGTATACGATTCTTTTTACGATTGTTCGAAATGGCCTTGTACGCCAGTAACAGAAATAAGAGCAACAGTACGGCAATAACAATAATCAAAGTTTGCCGAGCCTTCTGTTTTTGAATCAGATTTTCTTGGAGCGTAATGGTGCCTTCCTTATCGGCCACCTCGAATTCGGTGCGGAGCAGGGAAATGCGTTGATCCGCCTCTGCGGTAAAGATTCTGCTCTTCAAGGTGTCGTACTCGGCGAAGGCCCGGTAAGCCTTCTGGTACTCATGGTTCCCGGCATAGGCTTTCCCCAATGCCTCGTATGCCTGGCTCAAGTAGTACTCGTCGCCAAAATTGTCAGTGGCGATATGGATGCACTTTTGCAAACTTTCTATGGCGGCCTCAAAATTAGCTTGCTTGTTTCGAAGTTTTCCGATGGAGAGCCATGAGCGCATAACCATAAAATTATTTTCGAGCAGTTCGGCATATTTTATGGCACTCATACCGGCCCGGTCCGCTTTTTCGAAAGTACCCAAATAAGCGTACAGATCGACCAAGGAGATATACACGTCGCTCAGGTTATTGTAAAAACCGTAGCGCTCCCCGATAACGATGGCGTGTTCATAGTATTTACGGGCATT
Encoded here:
- a CDS encoding histidine kinase dimerization/phosphoacceptor domain -containing protein — its product is MEKSYDKATPDSLQFSMLNDLAYYWHTRNLFKGMGFTRKGLQLTAAKKNTLWEGRFQITQGAILLRMEKLDSAETVLREAYNKVCESDLAFLHTQLGYVYERRGQLDKAADHALQSLELGKKLDDMKAKALAYSDLSNLFWKQSKFETGLEYGLKSVQIFEERGITDLDYDFTLYVVGNNYLALNDFENARKYYEHAIVIGERYGFYNNLSDVYISLVDLYAYLGTFEKADRAGMSAIKYAELLENNFMVMRSWLSIGKLRNKQANFEAAIESLQKCIHIATDNFGDEYYLSQAYEALGKAYAGNHEYQKAYRAFAEYDTLKSRIFTAEADQRISLLRTEFEVADKEGTITLQENLIQKQKARQTLIIVIAVLLLLFLLLAYKAISNNRKKNRILQKQNTEKEFLLKEIHHRVKNNLEIVSSLLSLQSAQINDTDVLNAMAESRHRVQSMGMIHQKLYMGKNLAAVEMKDYFRNLADYIVDAYGMEKRICIDVAMDACELDVDMAIPVGLIVNELLTNSLKYAFPDGQKGNIHISLEKTDDQLKLDVTDDGVGMQAHNNIPGTGFGTQLIRLLTKQLEGRMVLNTHKGTSVCIRFQSKKAA